The genomic stretch ACTCAAAGGAcgcagacaaactaacaactGCTCAAGCAAAACCTTACACAGGCTGACAGAATTTAACATGTTTCTGGTcattctgctggtgtttggaGCTCAGTTTGCTGCATCTCTACCATGAATGAGACCACAAGAACCGCTTCTAACCCAAAAACTTCACCACCGCACAGTTGCACGTCAGAAATACGATCCTTATTAGTGGCCTGCTGGTCGAATAGGGCCGAGGCTTATGTTAATGTTGAACCTACATAAATGAAGCTTCCCATTTGAAATGTTTAAGTCTTAGCTCAAAACCCACAGGGTTCAAAGGAAGAGGAAGCCatttaaacaggttttgttttacttagaggaaatataaacaggtCTGGTTACAGTGCccaaatgcatttatttgatctaattcataaagtatttaacatgtgtatacactgagagcGACAACATTAGAACGAGtcacaggtgaaataaataacatggatcattgtgttccaatgccatgttcggctgtgaaaccatgagtcctagcattcatgtggatgtctctttgacaaacaccagtcacccaacacagctgcagaccgagtacaccccctcatggcagcagcactccttgatggcagtgcccccccagcaggacaacacgcctgcaacgctgcaaaaactgctcaggaacgacccgaggaacgtgggaaagagctcaaggtgtcaacctggcctcctgattccccagatctcaatccaactgagcttccactggatgcagtctgagccaagaacaatccacgggggccccaacgtggatgggagttggttctggcGCATCCAatagatgctcaactggattgggatctggagaatgaggaggccagtttgataCCTTGgattctttgccatgagggggtgtagttgatctgaacggtgtttgggtgggtggtgtttgtcaaagaggctccacagaaatgacagaactcaaagtttcccagcagaacatttgattgtaacaaaaTGATCAATGCTCACCTCACTTGTaagttgttttaatattgtggctgaacagtggagatatacatgttaaataaaatacaattatataatttctatttatatataaatgagatcaaataaatgcaggcgttctgaacagacagactgtttatattccctctcagtaaacaaaaaacatttaaaatactactAAATTTAAAGAGTAGTGTCCCAACAGAGACACTATAGTGGCTTCTACCAACCCAAACTGTCGGTATTCAACGACttgtgaatgagactcgactaccctctagaatcatttactgatcctagagtattaatgaacagcaactgacacatctcacactttctgcctttaatttttgcGCCTATACtgcactgaccttgttggaccaggtgtctctcctctccgggTCTGATCACCATAAACGTCAGAGCtgttccacctgaagctgaagacaagtcccactgttcacctggagagaggaggaagcactttaatataacatgatgactacatgcatatgtgtgtgtgtttgcatatatATACTCTGATTATAGTAGTATAAAAgaagatgtaatcagattacagacaaaaaggggatttcttacaggattataatttcataataaagaatgatatagcagtctgtaaccatgtgcatgacatcagttcaggagtctcacatcactctgcactATAAAATCTGctataatctgatttaataaatgtgtttttaaaggtaaaccaaaaataaaccaaatgtattaaatcctgagaacatttagtgaTTTATAGATgagtaatatgattttaaagtctatcttttgACAGACATggagtcagtgcagtgatttaaaCAACACGttaaaccagaactgagacaaacacactaaatacaTTCTGTGCAgctacaatgaggctgcatattgtgtgtataaactactttagctgctcacaatgaccttctagatgctgacatactaacatactgagacattattaaacacaacaggtggagcctgttagctaactgtgctgtACTCAGATATTCAGCTGTAATGATGCTAGtattaacaagctaacattacacaGCAGGATAAAGCCTtcatgctaacactctccaacagacacacacgttagctaacatgcaaacctgtctgtaaaaacacgaCGATTAAATGACTCAGACGTCTTTATAAGTTCGTTATAGTATCAGTACCCGttaataaaggcagctgagccgCTGCTAACGTGTTTCCCAAAcctgcagtgcatctgcaacagctttaaagtcagctagctaacatagcatTACCACGCACTTACACTgaccagctaacgttagctaaacagCTTTATGCCgttctaaataataataaataaataaaaacttcatGCCGACTTTATCGAAACTACCGTCTTGTATGTAGATAGTGACCAAAGTTTAGTCAACTGTGCATTATTCATGTAATTAACATGGCAGAGATAAAACTGACCAAAATCACTATGGAGTTTGGTGcatggaacaaaacacaacgtCCATCACGGATTTAATTGGATATTATTACAGGATTATGTTCCAGCCGAATTTACCTCAACAATTAACAGTtaaatgagacgtcttcagcttcagttcagagttatttcagaaacatttgaggcAAAAAGAAATCTCACGGACATGAAAATGAGGCTGGCTCCCTTTTAACCCGCACGTAAGTAACTTGCTGTGCTCAAACAGCGCATGAAGGTAGTTAatatgtggagctgctgatatatGAAGGAACATCACCTGAGTTTATTACCTGAGATCAGTAAGTATCAACTATCTGTacacctcccacacagacatgaatacacctgtactgagcaggtaactggacacataaagcagattcgtacagaacagtttactcaccgtgttcgtgtcctcagagaagagccGCTCCAAACAGAGTGACGATAAGTCAGCCATTATTTATACACATCTGaggttttggagggaaatgcgcTACTTTCGCGCGGGAAACGAGTGAGACCGCCCCTTTTGGCTCGCTCCACCTGGATTTGTCAGAAAATCTGTGGGCTGGACTTAGTTGACGTGGTTTACGTCATTCTAACCAGAGAACTCTCTAACAAGTCAAAgttgtttagctcagttggtaaaGTAGGAGTTCTGTGTGCACAGATTTACTTTTATCCTGAGTTCGAGTCCCTGCCGGAGAAACTCAACTgcatcatatttactgtaacttCTCTTGTCAAAAGTTAAGATAAAAATTAATGGAACAAACACTGATGAACACAGGATACACAAAAAGTTACTTTCTTATTGATATTTCTCTGGTCTTCATTTGTTATTAATCCAAAACTAACTgaatgtaatcaagttacattactttaatattgtaatcCGGTGCATTCAGGTAATTTGGACACCTCAGCTCAAGTGTTactgatttctgttctgtacttttaccataaaattaattaaattaaatgtgaacgATGACTTCATGgggatgatgtcacagaaaggggcGGGGTACACATTATGTATCaatctatttcttacctttttattatatattgtttattttgtacttttattaatgtttattgaTTAGGCTGTTGTGACACGCAGATATCCCCCTTTGCAGGaccaataaaggaattctgatcaTGGGAATTGTATGAGGAGGTCAGTGACGTGATATTCTGATCAgtcataaataattaaatgtttctaatatctgatcatgttgtgtttgttgtggagCTGTTGAAAAAAGAGATTCTGGGAAAAACGGGACAGATGGCATCTCTAGTTTCACCATAAAGTTACATTTTTGCCGAATAATGAATCCACCTCTTCAGTTTCTTAACAGACTCTTCAGGGTGAATCATCGCTCTGCACTGTTAtgactaaataataataatttcataaaTCTAGCACTTCTAAGCGGAAACAGCAGACTAACTCGAGCCTCGGCAGTTAATAACCGTCAGTACATCCCAACTGGAACTTTATTTCAGAGGATCAACCCGCACATGCGCAGACCGCCGCCGCTGACACCGGTAGTGACGTTAAAATGGCGTCCTCCGCTGCCCGGCTTACGACACGCTGGTTGTCAGCATCAGTTTCTTCTGGACACCGTAGCGGTCTCTTTCTCAATGTCTCCTCCAGACACAGAGGGGTTTATTCGGGGACGGTATCGCAGACGCACCGGGGAGGGGTAGCGGTTAGCCTGAGCTCCTCGACGCACCGGAGTGACATGACATTGAGGGGACTGACAGGTGAGACAGCTAGCTAACTGTTAGCATAACATCTTGAAAGTTTGTTACATCAGCTGCTCTCTGTCACTGTTCATGACACAACCACAGTCTGTTGAAGGGAATAAAGCTCAGCGGTGTTCAACATCAGAGTGTACAACTAGCTGCATGCTATCATAGTTAGCCTCGGTCTGATCCAGCTGCTCTGTCTAACTGTTTTGCAGTATTACATGAGTAACTGCATCAACAGTGACCTTGTCATCACAGCACCTTCATGCTAGCACCATTTGTTTGTCTTGCCAtgttgttgttgggtttttAGTTTGCATGTAGTGTAGATTCTGCCTCAATCATGTAGCTGCAGGATTTAATAAACGTGTAACAGTCTTGAACGAATGTAACGTTTCTGTCAGGGGATTGTAAAGCAAAACCACATGTCTGAAGCCCTGACTTTACTTTCCCTCCTTTACATTTACCAGAGAAAGACTGCACTCATTGTTCCTCTCAAATATTTGCTTGGTTCTTTGTAGGATGTGTCTTCATGTGCAAAATAGTGGGTCGTGATAATAAACATCTGATGCATTCCTGCTCAAAAGAAATGTGCAACACTAAATTGAGCCATTCTTCTAAGACAATTCATTTTAGAAAGTCTGTGTCAAGTAGAGAAGATAAAGGGAACTATTAGAGTAATTTATCCTTTGTAGTTTGCTGTAAACACTAGTCAGTGATGCTGTACTGGAAAGACAGCTTGGTGCAGTCGGTACAGGGTTCTTTGCGAGAAGTATATTGTTTATATCTACACTCAGGGACTTTTATATACCCAAACTACCTTACATTTAGTATGCCAAGAAAACACCAGGATGTCCTACTACATCTGTTGGCAAGCCAGCATGCTTCTCTGGCTGTactgacccacaatcctctgcgcAGTGGAAGACAGGTCACATATGTCACGGTGCGTCACGCAAATTTAAACAAGGCAGAGATTGCAGAGATCACATGGCAGCTTactgacagatgacagatgGAAGCACATTTAAGTGTAAGCTACCATGTTCTTTGTACTCCAAAATGTTGTGCGAAGTATTCAGGAGCaggagggtcaaaggtcacggTGCACTGTCACGTCTCCACACTGTGTGCGTACTGTCGGCAACAGTGTGTACTTTGTAAGTGCAGCTGCAGCACGTACTGAAGATACAAATAAATAGTATGCAATTTGGAACATGCGCATAATTTTGTATTTCTTGACGACATGTTGGGAGACttgttgatgatgacagtgaaTGCTACATATGCTTATATGTTGCACAAAAACCCTCATTATTAAATACTGTAGATGTGTCATCGGCATCTTAACGTACTGTAATAATTTAATAGTCCTGTTCTgattctttttctctgcaggcACAAAATGTCCCAATGCCACGACCTGCCACTCTTTCCACACCAGCAGCAGGTCTGCAAACAAGCAGGACTTCTATGGAGTCCTGGGTGTCTCCCGCACCGCCACACAGAAGGACATCAAGAAAGCTTACTACCAGGTCAGCGCGGCATTTCTCTGTATGAAGCTGTTGTGAAGAAATACCTGCAATGCCTGTTTACCTGGAACTTTTATACTTGTTTGGACACCTTTTTAAGAAAAAGGGTTTTAAATCAGATGCTTCCTCGTTCTCTGCCCTCATCTTTTTATTCCTACTATTTGTTTTACCTCCAGTTGGCAAAGAAGTACCACCCAGACACCAGCCCAGATGACCCAGACGCCAAAGAGAAGTTTGCCAAGCTGGCCGAAGCCTATGAGGTACAAAACCGATGACGTAGAAGTGTCAGAGATGATTTAGTCCCCTCTCCAGCTGTTGttaaaggagtgtgtgtgtgaaggtgctGAGTGACGAGGTGAAGAGGAAGCAGTATGACACGTACGGAGCGGCAGGATTCGACCCAAACCGCGCCGGGCAGAACCAGCAGCAGTACTACAGGACAGGAGGGACCAGTATCGACCCCGAGGAGCTCTTCAGGAAGATCTTTGGAGAATTTACCGGAGGAATGCACTTTGGAAACATGCACAACATGTTTGAACAGAGGCCCGAGGTCAGAACTCCCATCGCTGTAGCAACAACACTTACATTAAGAATGAGCTTAACAGACATGCACAGAATGTGTCGTTGAGGTTTGAGTGACATATCTGTTTCCCCTACAGTTTGTGATGGAGCTTTCGTTTTCTGAGGCAGCGAAGGGCGTAAGTAAGGAGCTGAGTGTGAATATTGAAGACGACTGCCCGAGGTGTGAAGGGAAGGGCAGCGAGCCGGGCACCAAGGTGTCCCAGTGTAGCTACTGCAACGGAACTGGCATGGTGAGTTTCACGCTGGCAGGAAGAAGCAGggcacttaaagggatagttcgggtttttttgaagtggggtcatataaagtacatatctatagtcgatctgtttcctaccgtaatcaccgatcagcgcagcctcagtttggagaagtagagagccgctccagcccagacgctcagctttgtactgcagtgaacggggtccagcaaaaaagagaaattaaccacctaaaacaagactcacctaaaAAATCTATACAAgttcaagtgtatgttgtataggtaaaattcacaccgctttacatcgccgtcagaccgcgctttcttttggcactacattttctcaaccgcagaacctccgtatccctacgcatgagcgtaactgggcaacagctgatctgcgagcggcagctggacgagaggtttactttagataaaaactaaacttaactctccgtatccttccgcatcagcgctcatgcgtagggatacgggggttctgcggttgagaaaatgtagtgccaaaagaaagcgcggtctgacggcaatgtaaagcggtgtgaattttacctgtacaacatacacttgaactgatgtaaaaaacattttacgtgagtcttgttttaggtggttaatttcgctttttctctggaccccgttcactgcagtacaaagctgagcgtctgggctggagcggctctctactcctccaaactgaggctgcgctgatcggtgattacggtaggaaacagatcgactatagatatgtactttatatgaccccacttcaaaaaacccgaattATCCCTTTAAACCTGTGGTGCTGTTGTCAAGCTTGGGTGGTTTTCTGATAGTCAGCCACATTACTGACTGCGTCGCTCCCCGCAGGAGACTCTCAACACGGGTCCTTTCATGATGCGCAGCACCTGCCGACGCTGCGGCGGGAAGGGATCGATCATCATCACGGCCTGCATCATGTGTCGAGGTTCAGGTCAGACCAAGAAGAGGCAGACGGTCACTGTACCTGTACCTGCTGGTAGGTGATGAAGGATGACTCAAATTCAGATCTGTTTGGACAAGAGCAATATAAAGATCCCTGGCATGTCTCAGTGTATTTGAACTAGGCCTTAATCTCGTGTCAGATGCATTGTGACCTGCAGGCATGAATACTGACTTCTGTGACGTTCTCTCACAGGAGTGGAAAACGGTCAGACGGTGCGCATGTCGGTAGGAAGTAGAGAAATCCTCATTACATTCAGGGtgagtttttatttgtttgtttttgaagcATTTAAGGAGTTACTGAATTCTACTGATGTGCTGGAGTGATATTAGACTTTGAAACGTTGTAATCTGTCGTGTCTCTGAACAGGTCCAGAGAAGCCCGGTGTTCCGGCGAGATGGACTCAACATCCACTCGGATGTGTTCATCTCGATAGCTCAGGCCATCCTGGGGGGCACAGCCACAGGACAGGGCCTCTATGAAACCATCAGTATGGTGGTGAGTATGAAGAAGAGCAGCCAAGTATAGACAACATTCAGCCTCACGCCTCAGTTTCACCTCACAGCTGGTGTTGACACTGTTTTCTGAACTCTAAAGCAACTAAATACTATTGATAAAAAATGGTTCTCAAGTTTAAATTCCGGTTTCAGGAGAGAAGATTCCTGTTGTCTGTCCTGTGTTTCAAAGTCCTCTGTGTTTTCAGATTCCTCCCAGCTGCCAGCCTGATCAGGTGATCCGGCTGCAGGGGAAAGGCATCCGGAGGATGAACAGCTACAGCTACGGAGATCACTACGTTCACATCAAGATCCGAGTGCCAAAGTAAGACCTGCAGAGATACTCTATGAACGTATGTCAAGACTACTCTGCCTAGCTAGATAATGTTGCTGTAATAGAAGCTGTCATCTCATTTTTTATGTCTTCATGTTTTACTACTCTTCATGTGAAACTATATACACTtatatacagggttcgtacgggtgcttgaaagcctggaaagtgcttgaattttaatgttgcattttcaaggtctgaaaagtacttggattttagtttgagtgcttgaaagtgcttgacattataactctgtgtcttggcaacattgggatcagactggataatttgCTTATtgcaaggagaaataaaatcagtgtgtgtgtgtgtgtgtgtgtgtgtgtgtgtgtgtgtgtgtatcatcacacatgcagcctggtaacaatagagaaggatggctgagaaaagggtgaatttgatgcaatttgaactgatgacatgttcagtattaataaactttgatgaataagcgacaGCTTgaaaaagtttatgtcaaaaaagaaaattacagggtgatctcaggtctctctttgtctcggtgcgagtgtgcctgaagaacgccaagtggcttcccttcttttggataaaactttgtgttctcctttaatttctaaagtttttgctattatgaaacatcattttagatgtttacagcatattACAATgtgcataattgtgataaaaaatgaaaataataatcatgagtatatatattcctgaaGATATgtagcgataaggtgctggaaaagttcgaaaatgacccttaaatgtgcttgaaaagtgcttgaatttggcCTTGagaaatgtgtacgaaccctgtatataTCTTCACACTATCGGGTAGGAAGAGTTATACATGATTCAGTTTTTCATTATTAAATGGTTTCTGGTGTGTTGTTCCTGCAGGAAGTTAACACGTAGGCAGCGCTCTCTGTTGCTGACATACGCAGAAGAGGAGACGGATGTTCAGGGGACGGTCACCGGTGTCAGTCCCTCTGCAGGTGagagttacacacacacagttcaacaTTACTTCAGTGTAGTATGCAGACAGACACGTAGAAACACATAGTCAGTGCCGGTTGCGCCGCAGCGGTGTCAGTAGTTGAGCTAATGCAATGTGCATTTGTGTCCAGGAGGGGGCAGCAGCACTTCAGGTTCTGGTTCGAAGTCGAGAAGctcagaggagagacaggacaagcagcagcagcaggaggaggagaaggaagaaggagGCTTCTTCTCTAAACTAAAGAAATTATTCAGCTGACACTCAGGCTGCAGGTGGGAGCTTCAAACAGCCGCAGAACCTCTGTCGTCTTTCCCAACACACTGATATGTGGAAAACATAACATTACATTCAGCAGCACTGTGCAATTAATGAATTCAGCTCAATTAATCTCTGCTCAAGTAATTTACTTTCagagcacatttaaaaa from Sparus aurata chromosome 1, fSpaAur1.1, whole genome shotgun sequence encodes the following:
- the LOC115596049 gene encoding dnaJ homolog subfamily A member 3, mitochondrial-like isoform X1; protein product: MASSAARLTTRWLSASVSSGHRSGLFLNVSSRHRGVYSGTVSQTHRGGVAVSLSSSTHRSDMTLRGLTGTKCPNATTCHSFHTSSRSANKQDFYGVLGVSRTATQKDIKKAYYQLAKKYHPDTSPDDPDAKEKFAKLAEAYEVLSDEVKRKQYDTYGAAGFDPNRAGQNQQQYYRTGGTSIDPEELFRKIFGEFTGGMHFGNMHNMFEQRPEFVMELSFSEAAKGVSKELSVNIEDDCPRCEGKGSEPGTKVSQCSYCNGTGMETLNTGPFMMRSTCRRCGGKGSIIITACIMCRGSGQTKKRQTVTVPVPAGVENGQTVRMSVGSREILITFRVQRSPVFRRDGLNIHSDVFISIAQAILGGTATGQGLYETISMVIPPSCQPDQVIRLQGKGIRRMNSYSYGDHYVHIKIRVPKKLTRRQRSLLLTYAEEETDVQGTVTGVSPSAGGGSSTSGSGSKSRSSEERQDKQQQQEEEKEEGGFFSKLKKLFS
- the LOC115596049 gene encoding dnaJ homolog subfamily A member 3, mitochondrial-like isoform X2, translated to MASSAARLTTRWLSASVSSGHRSGLFLNVSSRHRGVYSGTVSQTHRGGVAVSLSSSTHRSDMTLRGLTGTKCPNATTCHSFHTSSRSANKQDFYGVLGVSRTATQKDIKKAYYQLAKKYHPDTSPDDPDAKEKFAKLAEAYEVLSDEVKRKQYDTYGAAGFDPNRAGQNQQQYYRTGGTSIDPEELFRKIFGEFTGGMHFGNMHNMFEQRPEFVMELSFSEAAKGVSKELSVNIEDDCPRCEGKGSEPGTKVSQCSYCNGTGMETLNTGPFMMRSTCRRCGGKGSIIITACIMCRGSGQTKKRQTVTVPVPAGVENGQTVRMSVGSREILITFRVQRSPVFRRDGLNIHSDVFISIAQAILGGTATGQGLYETISMVIPPSCQPDQVIRLQGKGIRRMNSYSYGDHYVHIKIRVPKKLTRRQRSLLLTYAEEETDVQGTVTGVSPSAGGK